The Mangrovibacterium diazotrophicum DNA window AACCTTCGATTAAATCTTCACGACCAATCTTTTTCAAATAATCCTGAACTGCCGAGGCAATTTCGGAGCCGACATCGCGAATAGAGTTGATTGCTTCTGTGTTGTTTGATAATTGTGAACTGTCGAGCACGGCATTGTAGTTTTCAGCAGCCAGCGATTGCATCTCCTCGGCTGGGATGAGCGACAGTTGTTTGCGGTTGGTAAGCGGGACGGTACTGCAGGCCATCATGAAACCCGCCAGCACCACAAGTAAAATTGTTTTCATAGGTGTTTGTTTCTGTTTCCGCTTTCCAATAAGCGAAGGTTGTGCCACACTGTGTTCGCACAACCCACAAAAGCCCAAAACACCTTTATTTACAACCAATTAAGAGATACACCTTCTATCCGAATGAGAACTGAGGAAAACAAGCATTCCTCAAAAAACTGACGACAACGATACACATGTTGTAGAAAACCGAAAATATGCGAGGAGGACACCACAACTGGGTATGATTTTTGTAATTTAACCTAATCATTCTTTTCATTAAAGTATAAACTATGAAAATAAAACTACTTTTTCTCTTCCTACTATGCTCCGCCGCGGTGCTGGGGCAAACTTCGAAACTGGAGCAAGAAGTACTCATCAAGGAATACGAACAATCCAAAAGACAAGAGAAAATTGCCTCCAAAATGCAGGACTGGGCTTCAAAACTGGATCGTTTCGGTGCATACCCTGATCTACCGATCACGCCCGAGGGAGATGTTTATTACTCCCTACTTGGCGAATTCCCGGCCATAAAAAAAGCCGATATTTTTGACCGGGCACTCGAGTGGATGGCCATCCACAACGAACTTTACCCAAATTCAATTTATCAAAATCCGGGAAATGGAAAGATCATTTTTCACTACAGCCTGCCTCTTTCCAATTTGACTTCGCTCAACTACACCTGCATCATCACCATTAAGGACTATAAATTGTTATTCGAAGTACTTGATATCTCTTTCCAAGAGTTTGTCCCGGGTCACTATGCCGGAGAAGAGTGGATTGCAGACCGAACCGTTACCAAAAAAATAACTGAATTCTACCCGATCACGATGAAAGATGAATCAGAGTGGTCAAAAACACTGAACATGTTTAAAGCATTCAACGATCATGTGAGTGAAAACATGAATAGCCTTTACGATTATATTTCGAATGCAAACGCGACTGATTTTTAGAAATAGAAAAAGCCACCCGATGGGTGGCTTCTCTGCATATATTGGTTGGTTTTTTACTTGAAACGCTTGGTCAACGCGTTTAGGTCGAAACGTAAATTCAACTTTGAACCCCCTCCGTTTCCGTTTTTGGTAACAGCATAAATATCGTCGATCAAATGCTGGTATTTCTTCACCACATAATTCCGTTTCAGTTTTAGAGTTGGTGACAACTCACCGTTTTGCGGCGACCA harbors:
- a CDS encoding DUF4468 domain-containing protein, translating into MKIKLLFLFLLCSAAVLGQTSKLEQEVLIKEYEQSKRQEKIASKMQDWASKLDRFGAYPDLPITPEGDVYYSLLGEFPAIKKADIFDRALEWMAIHNELYPNSIYQNPGNGKIIFHYSLPLSNLTSLNYTCIITIKDYKLLFEVLDISFQEFVPGHYAGEEWIADRTVTKKITEFYPITMKDESEWSKTLNMFKAFNDHVSENMNSLYDYISNANATDF